A window of the Thermoleophilia bacterium SCSIO 60948 genome harbors these coding sequences:
- a CDS encoding helix-hairpin-helix domain-containing protein — MTEPATPLDAPELRLPAPAVRGLAAAGYRTLGDVWAADDERLRELHGVGPKALRMIAELKP, encoded by the coding sequence GTGACCGAACCCGCGACCCCGCTCGACGCCCCCGAGCTCCGACTGCCGGCGCCGGCCGTCCGCGGCCTCGCGGCCGCCGGTTATCGGACCCTCGGCGATGTCTGGGCGGCCGACGACGAGCGTCTGCGCGAGCTCCACGGCGTCGGCCCCAAGGCGCTTCGCATGATCGCCGAACTCAAGCCCTAG
- a CDS encoding universal stress protein, producing the protein MAWSARHDAEPIRFREVLCAVDASPQSLVAIRQAAALADPEARLSAVTVWDPAEAIHAGIHAAKVVGDLRRTAEATLDEACAAEPRLEPMLVRGSDVAGLLGAAAELDADLLAVGAHGASRLGGMLLGSVATAIVHHAPCCVLVARAGAHEFPGTIVHAGDGSADSMAAARVAGRIAGASGGSLVALHVGDAFKHSRELAAESAAMIAAGGPEPVPRAAAGSPHVGICAAARACEASLIVIGSRGMSGLRSFGSVSERVAHRARCSVLVVRAKKHARIEPGT; encoded by the coding sequence GTGGCGTGGTCAGCTCGACACGACGCCGAGCCGATCCGGTTCCGCGAGGTCCTGTGCGCCGTCGACGCCTCGCCGCAGAGCCTGGTGGCGATTCGCCAGGCCGCGGCCCTCGCCGATCCCGAAGCTCGGCTGAGCGCGGTGACGGTGTGGGACCCGGCGGAAGCGATCCACGCCGGCATCCATGCGGCCAAGGTGGTCGGGGACCTTCGCAGGACCGCCGAGGCGACGCTCGACGAGGCGTGCGCGGCGGAACCCAGGCTCGAGCCCATGCTCGTCCGCGGCAGCGACGTCGCCGGGCTGCTCGGTGCGGCCGCGGAGCTCGACGCCGACCTCCTCGCCGTCGGGGCGCACGGCGCCTCGCGCCTCGGGGGCATGCTCCTCGGCAGCGTCGCGACCGCGATCGTCCATCATGCGCCGTGCTGCGTGCTCGTCGCCCGGGCCGGCGCCCACGAGTTCCCGGGGACGATCGTCCACGCCGGCGACGGGTCCGCGGACTCGATGGCCGCCGCACGGGTCGCCGGGCGAATCGCGGGCGCATCGGGCGGCTCGCTCGTGGCGCTACACGTCGGCGACGCGTTCAAGCACAGCCGCGAGCTCGCCGCCGAGTCGGCGGCGATGATCGCCGCCGGGGGCCCCGAGCCCGTCCCGCGAGCGGCGGCGGGCTCCCCGCACGTCGGGATCTGCGCCGCCGCGCGGGCGTGCGAGGCGTCCTTGATCGTGATCGGCAGCCGTGGAATGAGCGGTCTGCGCTCGTTCGGCAGCGTCAGCGAGCGGGTCGCCCACCGTGCCCGCTGCTCGGTCTTGGTCGTCCGAGCAAAGAAGCATGCGCGGATCGAGCCGGGGACCTGA
- a CDS encoding alpha/beta hydrolase produces the protein MASAGARKLNEVLSGGAKAVEMDLPAQRAAGEHQEDMTSEPAGVRFEAVPDLDGLIATPETTSPAGLVVYLYGGGYVISSPDSRRKTAGHLAAASGASVLVPRYRLAPEHPFPAALDDSLTALRWAAESEHAPGGVVLAGDSSGGGLALAAALRLRDLGLPGAAGILAFSPWADLACGSASLDDNADLSVTKASLLRMAGQYLGAHDPRDPYASPVTADFAGIPPILVFAGGAEGLLDDSLRVGREAARAGADVELRIVAEMQHIFPVYAGLMPEADAAISRAGAWIRERLDSASTGA, from the coding sequence ATGGCGAGCGCAGGGGCGCGGAAGCTGAACGAGGTCCTATCGGGCGGAGCGAAAGCCGTGGAGATGGACCTGCCCGCACAACGCGCCGCGGGTGAGCACCAGGAGGACATGACGAGCGAGCCCGCCGGAGTTCGCTTCGAGGCGGTTCCCGACCTCGATGGGCTCATCGCGACACCCGAGACGACGAGCCCTGCCGGCCTCGTCGTCTATCTCTACGGAGGCGGCTACGTCATCTCCTCTCCGGACTCGCGACGAAAGACGGCGGGCCACCTCGCCGCTGCGAGCGGCGCCAGCGTCCTCGTGCCGCGGTACCGACTTGCCCCAGAGCACCCATTCCCCGCAGCTCTCGACGACTCGCTGACCGCGCTCCGCTGGGCGGCCGAAAGCGAGCACGCGCCCGGCGGCGTCGTCCTCGCGGGGGATTCCAGTGGCGGCGGTCTCGCGCTCGCCGCCGCGCTGAGGCTGCGCGATCTCGGCCTCCCCGGGGCCGCGGGGATCCTGGCGTTCTCGCCGTGGGCCGACCTGGCGTGCGGCTCGGCGTCACTCGACGACAACGCCGATCTCTCGGTGACGAAGGCCTCGCTCCTTCGTATGGCAGGGCAGTACCTGGGGGCGCACGATCCGCGGGATCCCTACGCCTCACCCGTGACGGCGGACTTCGCCGGCATCCCACCGATCCTCGTCTTCGCCGGCGGCGCGGAGGGGCTGCTCGATGACTCGCTCCGAGTGGGCCGCGAGGCCGCTCGCGCGGGCGCCGACGTCGAGCTTCGGATCGTCGCGGAGATGCAGCACATCTTCCCGGTCTACGCCGGCCTGATGCCGGAGGCGGACGCCGCGATCAGCCGTGCCGGCGCCTGGATCCGAGAACGGCTCGACTCAGCGTCGACCGGCGCCTAG
- a CDS encoding phage holin family protein, with product MAIAWLISAASVYAAAGLVEGFSILRPASALLVAAAVAVVNAVVPPLIASLRLPFTLFTGFVLVLAADSAALLLAGDAFPERITVDSYGDAFLASLVTAAVAIVFQALAGTNDDDIYSLRVVRRIARRQGGGERSDVPGIVFLEIDGLGIPVLRAAMRDGSLPNLARWMAEDGYRLTEWETDLSSQTGASQAGILLGSNDGIPAFRWVDKQSGRVTACSAPEDCAAIEARLATGDGLLVDGGASRGNLLSGEADHVILTVSRIEAEKRANPGYRAFLANGFNVTRALALFLWEVVIEWTAAARAKRRDIRPRGHRGGTYPFIRGAMCVVIRDLVVFSVLSDMMYGRPAVYATFAAYDEVAHHSGLQRADTMEALRKLDEQFGRIARARRYAPRPYEIVVLSDHGQTQGATFKQRNGYGLDELVERNLSGDAVAAFAGGDEQQAMVGHAVGEATGRRSKKPKNDVSDRHVVALGSGNLGLIYLMEASHRLTLEEIDGRHPDLIPALRDHPHVGWLLVRSSERGPLVLGRDGSEHRLADGTIVGEDPLAPFSANAPAHMLRTDGFDHVADIMIGGFYDPELDESCAFEELISFHGGLGGPQTRPFILHPGHLSVGDEPLVGAASVHRVLKRWRADAEEGRAETVRGEARAQSGPRGGQRAESGRA from the coding sequence TTGGCCATCGCCTGGCTGATCTCGGCGGCCTCGGTCTACGCCGCCGCCGGGCTCGTCGAGGGCTTCTCGATCCTGAGGCCCGCGTCGGCCCTGCTCGTCGCGGCGGCGGTGGCGGTCGTGAATGCGGTCGTCCCGCCGCTCATCGCCTCGCTTCGGCTTCCCTTCACCCTGTTCACGGGATTCGTGCTCGTGCTCGCCGCCGACAGCGCGGCGCTGCTCCTGGCGGGCGACGCGTTTCCCGAACGGATCACGGTCGACTCCTACGGCGACGCCTTCCTCGCCTCGCTGGTGACGGCCGCGGTCGCGATCGTCTTCCAGGCGCTCGCGGGCACCAACGACGACGACATCTACAGCCTGAGGGTGGTCAGGCGGATCGCGCGCCGGCAGGGCGGGGGAGAGCGCAGCGACGTCCCGGGGATCGTCTTCCTCGAGATCGACGGTCTCGGGATCCCGGTCCTCCGTGCGGCGATGCGGGACGGGAGCCTCCCCAACCTCGCGCGCTGGATGGCCGAGGACGGCTACCGGCTGACCGAGTGGGAGACCGATCTGTCCTCGCAGACGGGCGCGAGCCAGGCCGGAATCCTGCTCGGCTCGAACGACGGCATCCCGGCGTTTCGCTGGGTCGACAAGCAGAGCGGACGCGTCACGGCCTGTTCGGCGCCGGAGGACTGCGCGGCGATCGAGGCGAGGCTCGCCACCGGCGACGGGCTGCTCGTCGACGGCGGAGCGAGCCGGGGGAACCTGCTCTCCGGCGAGGCGGACCACGTCATCCTCACGGTGAGCAGGATCGAGGCCGAGAAGCGGGCGAACCCCGGCTACCGCGCGTTTCTCGCCAACGGCTTCAACGTCACGAGGGCACTGGCCCTCTTCCTCTGGGAGGTCGTGATCGAGTGGACCGCGGCGGCGCGGGCCAAGCGCCGCGACATCCGCCCGCGCGGTCACCGTGGCGGGACCTATCCGTTCATCCGCGGGGCCATGTGTGTGGTGATCCGCGACCTCGTCGTCTTCAGCGTGCTCTCGGACATGATGTACGGACGACCGGCCGTCTACGCGACCTTCGCCGCCTACGACGAGGTCGCCCACCACTCCGGGCTCCAGCGCGCCGACACGATGGAGGCGCTGAGAAAGCTCGATGAGCAGTTCGGTCGCATCGCCCGCGCTCGACGCTACGCGCCCCGGCCGTACGAGATCGTCGTGCTCTCCGACCACGGCCAGACGCAGGGCGCAACGTTCAAGCAACGAAACGGCTACGGACTCGACGAGCTCGTCGAGCGAAATCTCTCGGGCGACGCTGTCGCCGCCTTCGCCGGCGGCGACGAGCAGCAGGCGATGGTCGGGCACGCGGTCGGCGAGGCGACCGGGCGTCGCTCGAAGAAGCCGAAGAACGACGTCTCCGATCGTCACGTCGTCGCGCTCGGCTCCGGCAACCTCGGTCTGATCTACCTGATGGAGGCCTCGCACCGGCTGACGCTCGAGGAGATCGACGGCAGGCACCCCGATCTGATCCCCGCGCTGCGCGACCACCCGCACGTCGGCTGGTTGCTCGTGCGCTCTTCCGAGCGGGGACCGCTGGTCCTCGGCCGCGACGGCTCGGAGCACCGTCTCGCCGACGGCACGATCGTCGGCGAGGATCCGCTGGCCCCCTTCTCCGCGAACGCACCGGCGCACATGCTGCGCACCGACGGGTTCGATCACGTCGCCGACATCATGATCGGAGGCTTCTACGACCCCGAACTCGACGAGAGCTGCGCCTTCGAGGAGCTGATCTCCTTCCACGGCGGACTCGGCGGCCCTCAGACCCGGCCGTTCATCCTGCATCCGGGCCACCTGTCGGTGGGCGACGAGCCGCTCGTCGGGGCCGCCAGCGTGCATCGTGTCCTCAAGCGCTGGCGAGCCGACGCAGAGGAGGGGCGCGCCGAGACCGTCCGAGGCGAAGCCCGTGCGCAATCGGGTCCTCGGGGAGGGCAGCGCGCCGAGTCGGGTCGGGCCTAG
- a CDS encoding MBL fold metallo-hydrolase, with product MRIAYVGHATVEMTGPGYRLLTDPVLRPRLLHLRRLVPEPAIEALREPDCVLISHAHFDHLDLRSLALVEPKRVIAPRGCGATLRRRGIAQVTEVEPGEQVRIGEALVTATLLDHDGRRHPLHRARATLGYLVESDVSAFFAGDTGPSADLGPALRRSDAVLLPVWGWGARLGPDHLGPEQAARIAAELRPRVAIPIHWGTLASPRVPWRADPGEPARRFASALAAIAPGVEARVLEPGAHTDVDPTSPRRGP from the coding sequence ATGCGAATCGCCTACGTGGGCCATGCGACCGTGGAGATGACCGGACCGGGCTACCGCTTGCTGACCGATCCGGTCCTGCGGCCGCGGTTGCTGCACCTCCGGCGCCTGGTCCCCGAGCCTGCGATCGAGGCGCTGCGCGAGCCGGACTGCGTCCTCATCTCGCACGCCCACTTCGACCATCTCGACCTCCGCTCGCTCGCACTGGTCGAGCCGAAGCGGGTGATCGCGCCGCGAGGCTGTGGCGCCACGCTTCGTCGCCGTGGAATCGCACAGGTCACGGAGGTCGAGCCCGGCGAGCAGGTGCGGATCGGCGAGGCGCTCGTGACCGCGACCCTTCTCGACCACGACGGTCGTCGCCATCCGCTCCATCGCGCCCGTGCGACCCTCGGCTACCTGGTCGAGTCCGACGTCTCCGCCTTCTTCGCCGGCGACACGGGGCCGTCGGCCGATCTCGGGCCGGCGCTGAGGCGCTCGGATGCCGTCCTGCTACCGGTCTGGGGGTGGGGGGCCCGGCTCGGCCCGGATCACCTCGGCCCCGAGCAGGCGGCGCGAATCGCCGCCGAGCTGCGGCCCCGCGTCGCGATCCCGATCCACTGGGGGACTCTCGCCTCGCCGCGGGTGCCCTGGCGCGCGGACCCTGGGGAGCCGGCGCGGCGGTTCGCGAGCGCGCTGGCCGCAATCGCTCCCGGCGTCGAGGCTCGGGTCCTCGAACCGGGGGCCCACACGGACGTCGATCCGACATCACCACGACGCGGCCCTTGA
- a CDS encoding transcriptional repressor, which produces MPTAVDPERLLREADLRVTRPRLAVLGALQDRPHADTGSIVEAVRDELDGVSTQAVYDVLKALTEAGLLRRIQPSRSVARYELRVGDNHHHAVCRACGAVADVDCAVGEAPCLTTAEHHGYVIDEAEVIYWGTCPECATAAGVA; this is translated from the coding sequence GTGCCGACGGCCGTGGATCCAGAGCGCCTCCTGCGCGAGGCCGACCTCCGGGTGACCCGCCCGCGCCTGGCCGTCCTCGGCGCATTGCAAGACCGGCCTCACGCGGACACCGGCTCGATCGTCGAAGCCGTCCGCGACGAGCTCGACGGTGTCTCGACGCAGGCGGTCTATGACGTCCTCAAGGCGCTGACCGAAGCCGGGCTCCTGCGGCGGATCCAGCCATCGCGCTCGGTCGCCCGCTACGAGCTGCGGGTCGGCGACAACCACCATCACGCGGTCTGTCGCGCCTGCGGCGCGGTCGCCGACGTCGACTGCGCGGTCGGTGAGGCTCCGTGCCTGACCACCGCCGAGCACCACGGCTACGTGATCGACGAGGCCGAGGTCATCTACTGGGGCACGTGCCCCGAGTGCGCGACGGCCGCGGGCGTCGCCTGA
- the katG gene encoding catalase/peroxidase HPI, giving the protein MTDTDTRSNSESENPAITAPSAEKNGRPHTNRDWWPNQLDLSVLHQHSSLSHPLGEDFDYTEEFKKLDVEALRRDLTELMTASQAWWPADYGHYGGLFIRMSWHAAGTYRVQDGRGGGGQGAQRFAPLNSWPDNANLDKARRLLWPIKQKYGQALSWADLLVFTGNVALESMGFKTFGFAFGRPDIWEPEEVFWGPEDTWLGDERYSDDRELREELGAVQMGLIYVNPEGPNGNPDPAASAKDIRDTFGRMAMNDEETVALIVGGHTFGKVHGAVSPDNVGPEPEGAPIEAQGLGWKNSVGEGNGSVTITSGLEGAWTQEPAKWDNSYLENLFEYEWELTESPAGAKQWTPKDGALADTVPDAHDPERRHAPMMLTSDLALKADPIYEPIARRFYENFDELADAFAKAWYKLLHRDMGPIARFQGPWVPEEQLWQDPVPAVDHELVDDSDVADLKTKLLDTGLSVSELAKTAWAAAASYRHTDMRGGANGARLRLEPQKDWAVNEPEVLAKTLPVIEGVQREWNEAQSNGKRVSLADTIVIGGAAAVEKAAKGAGHDVTVPFAPGRTDASQEDTDVESFGWLEPRADAFRNYVHPRHFLPGETLMLDRAVMLDLTAPEMTALLGGTRVLGLNHGDTKHGVFTDRPETLTNDFFTGLLDMDVEWSPSESEDGVYEGRRDGSGEVVRTATSVDLVFGSHSQLRALAEVYAADDGEERFIADFVAAWDKVMTNDRFDLN; this is encoded by the coding sequence ATGACAGACACGGACACGCGCAGCAACAGCGAGAGCGAGAACCCGGCGATCACGGCACCGAGCGCCGAGAAGAACGGCCGCCCGCACACCAACCGGGACTGGTGGCCGAACCAGCTGGACCTGTCCGTGCTCCATCAGCACTCCTCGCTCTCCCATCCGCTCGGCGAGGACTTCGACTACACCGAGGAGTTCAAGAAGCTCGACGTCGAGGCGCTGCGCCGCGACCTGACCGAGCTGATGACCGCCTCGCAGGCCTGGTGGCCGGCCGACTACGGCCATTACGGAGGCCTGTTCATCCGCATGAGCTGGCATGCCGCCGGCACCTACCGCGTCCAGGACGGCCGCGGCGGGGGCGGGCAGGGAGCGCAGCGATTCGCACCGCTCAACTCGTGGCCCGACAACGCCAACCTCGACAAGGCCCGGCGCCTTCTGTGGCCGATCAAGCAGAAGTACGGCCAGGCGCTCTCGTGGGCCGACCTGCTCGTCTTCACCGGCAACGTCGCGCTCGAGTCGATGGGCTTCAAGACCTTCGGCTTCGCGTTCGGCCGCCCCGACATCTGGGAGCCCGAGGAGGTCTTCTGGGGCCCTGAGGACACCTGGCTCGGCGACGAGCGCTACAGCGACGACCGCGAGCTCCGCGAGGAGCTCGGCGCCGTCCAGATGGGCCTGATCTACGTCAACCCCGAGGGTCCCAACGGCAACCCGGACCCCGCTGCCTCGGCGAAGGACATCCGCGACACCTTCGGGCGCATGGCGATGAACGACGAGGAGACCGTCGCGCTGATCGTCGGCGGCCACACGTTCGGCAAGGTCCACGGCGCGGTCAGCCCCGACAACGTCGGCCCGGAGCCCGAGGGCGCTCCGATCGAGGCCCAGGGCCTCGGCTGGAAGAACAGCGTGGGCGAAGGCAACGGGTCCGTGACGATCACCTCGGGCCTCGAGGGCGCCTGGACACAGGAGCCGGCGAAGTGGGACAACTCCTACCTCGAGAACCTGTTCGAGTACGAGTGGGAGCTGACCGAGAGCCCGGCCGGCGCGAAGCAGTGGACGCCGAAGGACGGCGCCCTGGCCGACACCGTGCCGGACGCCCACGATCCGGAGCGCCGCCACGCGCCGATGATGCTGACGTCGGACCTGGCGCTGAAGGCAGATCCGATCTACGAGCCGATCGCGCGGCGCTTCTACGAGAACTTCGACGAGCTCGCAGATGCGTTCGCGAAGGCCTGGTACAAGCTGCTGCACCGCGACATGGGCCCGATCGCCCGCTTCCAGGGCCCGTGGGTCCCTGAGGAGCAGCTCTGGCAGGACCCGGTCCCGGCCGTCGACCACGAGCTCGTCGACGACTCGGACGTCGCTGACCTGAAGACGAAGCTGCTCGACACCGGGCTGTCGGTGTCCGAGCTCGCCAAGACCGCCTGGGCGGCCGCGGCCTCCTACCGCCACACCGACATGCGCGGTGGCGCGAACGGCGCCCGGCTGCGGCTCGAGCCTCAGAAGGACTGGGCGGTCAACGAGCCGGAGGTGCTCGCCAAGACGCTGCCCGTGATCGAGGGCGTGCAGCGCGAATGGAACGAGGCGCAGTCGAACGGCAAGCGGGTCTCGCTCGCCGACACGATCGTGATCGGCGGCGCCGCGGCGGTCGAGAAGGCGGCGAAGGGCGCCGGCCACGACGTCACCGTGCCGTTCGCGCCGGGTCGCACCGACGCCTCGCAGGAGGACACGGACGTCGAGTCCTTCGGCTGGCTCGAGCCACGCGCCGACGCGTTTCGCAACTACGTCCACCCGCGGCATTTCCTGCCCGGCGAGACGCTGATGCTCGACCGCGCCGTGATGCTCGACCTGACGGCGCCGGAGATGACGGCGCTGCTCGGCGGCACACGGGTCCTCGGCCTGAACCACGGCGACACGAAGCACGGCGTGTTCACCGACCGCCCGGAGACGCTCACGAACGACTTCTTCACGGGGCTCCTCGACATGGACGTCGAGTGGTCCCCATCGGAGTCGGAGGACGGCGTCTACGAGGGCCGTCGAGATGGCTCGGGCGAGGTCGTTCGCACCGCGACCTCGGTCGACCTCGTCTTCGGCTCGCACTCGCAGCTGCGGGCGCTGGCCGAGGTCTACGCGGCCGACGACGGCGAGGAGCGCTTCATCGCCGACTTCGTCGCCGCCTGGGACAAGGTCATGACGAACGACCGCTTCGACCTGAACTGA
- a CDS encoding cupin domain-containing protein has protein sequence MQITRSTRETARGPSEYFAGDVWIDAIAVNPPPSRVQALNVHFAPGARTAWHTHPLGQVIHVLEGVGRVGREGEAPQEIRPGDSVYFEPGENHWHGAAPDRFMVHIAIQETGEDGMPVAWGEHVGDEDYLREPGG, from the coding sequence ATGCAGATCACCCGAAGCACGCGCGAGACGGCTCGCGGTCCGAGCGAGTACTTCGCCGGCGACGTCTGGATCGACGCGATCGCAGTGAACCCGCCTCCGTCGCGGGTCCAGGCCCTGAACGTCCACTTCGCTCCCGGCGCGCGCACCGCCTGGCACACGCACCCACTCGGCCAGGTCATCCACGTCCTCGAAGGCGTGGGCAGGGTCGGGCGCGAAGGCGAGGCGCCGCAGGAGATCCGACCCGGCGACAGCGTCTACTTCGAGCCCGGCGAGAACCACTGGCATGGCGCCGCCCCGGACCGCTTCATGGTCCACATCGCGATCCAGGAGACGGGCGAGGACGGGATGCCGGTCGCCTGGGGTGAGCACGTCGGCGACGAGGACTACCTGCGCGAGCCCGGAGGATGA
- a CDS encoding bile acid:sodium symporter family protein has product MTELLPVALALIMASLGLSLTPADFKRIATKPRGIAIGLGNLLILSPVLALAIAEAFELEAVFAVGLVLLGASPGGTLANMLTHLARGDTALSVSMTALSSLAAAVTVPLYLAFAVEHFGASVSAEVETLGIAIRVFAITVVPLSIGMLIRARAPGWTERNQPTARKVALVAFVLVVIGAVISEFALVRDHILELAAATLALNVAAMAISYSISRLARLDTRQSTAVAIELGVHNSTLAIAVGSLVAEPLIIPAAIYSAFMFLTAGAFARVMHSRNPEPAT; this is encoded by the coding sequence ATGACCGAGCTCCTGCCCGTAGCGCTGGCACTGATCATGGCGAGCCTCGGGCTCTCGCTGACCCCCGCCGACTTCAAGCGGATCGCGACGAAGCCGCGCGGGATCGCGATCGGGCTCGGCAACCTGCTGATCCTCTCCCCCGTCCTCGCGCTCGCGATCGCGGAGGCGTTCGAGCTCGAGGCCGTATTCGCGGTCGGCCTCGTCCTGCTCGGTGCTTCGCCGGGCGGAACGCTCGCGAACATGCTGACGCACCTCGCTCGTGGCGACACGGCGCTGTCGGTCTCGATGACCGCGCTCTCGAGCCTCGCGGCGGCGGTCACCGTGCCGCTCTACCTCGCCTTCGCCGTCGAGCACTTCGGCGCCTCGGTCTCGGCGGAGGTCGAGACGCTCGGCATCGCGATCCGGGTCTTCGCGATCACCGTCGTTCCGCTGTCGATCGGGATGCTCATCCGCGCGAGGGCGCCGGGATGGACCGAGCGAAACCAGCCGACCGCCCGAAAGGTCGCGCTCGTCGCCTTCGTCCTGGTCGTCATCGGGGCGGTGATCAGCGAGTTCGCGCTCGTCCGCGACCACATCCTCGAGCTCGCCGCCGCGACGCTCGCGCTGAACGTCGCGGCCATGGCGATCTCCTACTCGATCTCGCGCCTGGCGCGGCTCGACACCCGTCAGTCGACCGCGGTCGCGATCGAGCTCGGCGTCCACAACTCGACGCTCGCGATCGCCGTCGGCTCGCTCGTCGCCGAACCGCTGATCATCCCGGCGGCGATCTACAGCGCCTTCATGTTCCTCACCGCAGGCGCCTTCGCGCGGGTGATGCACTCGCGCAACCCGGAGCCCGCGACGTGA
- a CDS encoding DUF1269 domain-containing protein — protein sequence MSDLVAIAYDDVPTAEAVASRLGQQVKEHNIELEDAAIVERREDGKVKLHQPSLTGIGAVSGALWGGLIGMIFFVPLFGMALGAATGAAGGAMSDHGVDDDFMKRLGEELTPGKAALVLLISKITPDKIIPHIEQTGTVIQTSLPDEQEQALRDALARAA from the coding sequence ATGTCGGATCTCGTAGCCATCGCCTACGACGACGTCCCGACGGCCGAGGCCGTCGCCTCGCGTCTGGGTCAGCAGGTCAAGGAGCACAACATCGAGCTCGAGGACGCGGCGATCGTCGAGCGCCGCGAGGACGGAAAGGTCAAGCTCCACCAGCCCTCGCTGACCGGCATCGGCGCCGTCAGCGGAGCGCTCTGGGGAGGCCTCATCGGCATGATCTTCTTCGTTCCGCTGTTCGGGATGGCGCTCGGGGCCGCAACCGGCGCGGCGGGCGGCGCGATGTCCGACCACGGGGTCGATGACGACTTCATGAAGCGGCTGGGAGAGGAGCTCACGCCGGGCAAGGCCGCGCTCGTACTCCTGATCTCGAAGATCACGCCCGACAAGATCATCCCCCACATCGAGCAGACCGGAACGGTGATCCAGACCTCGCTGCCCGACGAGCAGGAGCAGGCACTGCGCGACGCGCTCGCGCGCGCCGCCTAG
- a CDS encoding DUF2252 domain-containing protein, with product MSASVEELRSKGKAARRETPRSSHEGWAPAPGRPDPVATLAADDAGRVPELLPLRYERVSASAFTFFRGAASIMAGDLAGTPASGFSAQLCGDAHLSNFGTFAAPDRELVFDINDFDETLPGPWEWDVKRLAASVEIAGRDREFDDDERRRAVVASVRGYREAMREFAGLGELELWYRRTRIEALRELLDPHVDRRATRLLERTVAKAGAKGHERALEKLTSGSSGGAGPRLASDPPLMTPIEELMGSIGAAELRSRLEALLDTYRATLPAHIRHLLSRYSYAHAARKVVGVGSVGTHAWVALFTGRDGSDPLFLQIKEAGSSVLEASLEPSAYEHHGRRVVEGQRLMQAAGDIMLGWMDGEGIDGQRRNFYVRQLWDGKGSAPIERMRPAGLEVYSKVCGAVLARAHARSGERIAIAAYLGSSERFDNAVADFAASYADQNERDHAALVAAIGPDGLPHRGASAGSGPVRS from the coding sequence CGCGAGACCCCGCGCTCGAGCCACGAGGGGTGGGCGCCGGCGCCGGGGCGTCCCGATCCGGTTGCGACCCTCGCGGCCGACGACGCCGGCCGCGTCCCGGAGCTCCTGCCGCTGCGCTACGAGCGCGTGAGCGCCTCGGCTTTCACGTTCTTCCGGGGTGCGGCGTCGATCATGGCCGGCGATCTGGCCGGCACCCCGGCGAGCGGGTTCTCCGCACAGCTCTGTGGCGACGCGCACCTGTCCAACTTCGGGACCTTCGCCGCCCCCGACCGCGAGCTCGTCTTCGACATCAACGACTTCGACGAGACGCTCCCAGGCCCCTGGGAGTGGGACGTCAAGCGGCTCGCGGCGAGCGTCGAGATCGCGGGGCGCGACCGCGAGTTCGACGACGATGAGCGCCGGCGCGCCGTCGTCGCCTCGGTCCGCGGCTACCGCGAGGCGATGCGCGAGTTCGCGGGGCTCGGCGAGCTCGAGCTCTGGTATCGGCGGACGCGGATCGAGGCGCTGCGCGAGCTGCTCGATCCCCACGTCGATCGCCGCGCGACGCGGTTGCTCGAGCGCACGGTCGCGAAGGCCGGCGCGAAGGGCCACGAGCGCGCGCTGGAGAAGCTGACATCCGGATCGAGCGGCGGCGCCGGCCCGCGACTGGCCAGTGATCCGCCGCTGATGACGCCGATCGAGGAGCTGATGGGATCGATCGGCGCCGCCGAGCTGCGGTCGCGACTCGAGGCACTGCTCGACACCTACCGGGCGACCCTGCCGGCCCACATCCGTCACCTGTTGAGCCGCTACTCCTACGCCCACGCGGCGCGCAAGGTCGTCGGGGTGGGGAGCGTCGGAACCCATGCCTGGGTCGCGCTGTTCACCGGGCGCGACGGCTCCGATCCGCTCTTTCTCCAGATCAAGGAGGCCGGGTCATCGGTCCTCGAGGCGAGTCTCGAGCCGAGCGCCTACGAGCACCATGGACGCCGGGTGGTCGAGGGTCAGCGGCTGATGCAGGCGGCCGGGGACATCATGCTCGGCTGGATGGACGGCGAGGGGATCGACGGGCAGCGGCGCAACTTCTACGTGCGACAGCTCTGGGACGGGAAGGGCTCGGCTCCGATCGAGCGCATGCGCCCGGCCGGACTCGAGGTCTATTCCAAGGTCTGCGGCGCGGTGCTCGCCCGCGCCCACGCCCGCTCCGGCGAGCGGATCGCGATCGCCGCCTACCTCGGCTCGAGCGAGCGCTTCGACAACGCCGTCGCCGATTTCGCCGCGAGCTACGCCGATCAGAACGAGCGCGACCACGCGGCGCTCGTCGCGGCGATCGGACCCGACGGACTGCCGCACCGGGGCGCGTCCGCCGGGTCCGGGCCGGTGCGGTCCTAG